The genome window gaaataatgagTATCTAACTACTAGGCTTGttatttacattatatttttCCTTACTTTTTAATTGCGACATCAACGCCAATTTCAGTTGCAgttccagttgcagttgttgtagcTTCCTCTGCTATGGGCAATTGCAACAACTTATTTTTGATAGCCAGTGGACAGGATCTTACTTTGATTTCGTACTTTTCTCGTATGGCtgaatttttgtagaattcATTGTAAAACCATTCTGCACATTCATCCAAAGTGCCGTTTGGTTTGGCAGACCCTTCCACCTGGATCTGAAAGGCAATGTCCGGCAGATTCTCCACCAGTTGTGAAAACACCTTGAATGAAACTGGCGGCATGCTGCGACGAAAATCACAATGaacaaacaaatgtttatcaaattttaatattaccattttgtgtttttttgacTTATTCAACCAGTTGCGCAACTGCTCCGACTGTCGCGTATCACCATTCGTCTTCTTTTTCCGCTTTACTGTCGACATTTAATGtcaacttttaataaataagagtcatttaaattgcaaacgCGGGATATTAACAACATTGGACGCCAGATTCATTCAGAGTGACCAACGACTGCCAAACAAAAAGTTACCACATTTAACTGAGAGTGGTGAGTTtggtgaaaaaaaaaaaaaacaaaacaagtcgcgaattagaaaattaaatgatattcCAAGTTggaaaaactattaaatatattttattaaatgtacatatatcaaattgGATTACGCTTAAGTGCATTACGTATTAATTAAGATCTAATGCCAAACATAAAAGTACTCTAATTATCAATCAGCCTGTGATATATTTTGCGCCGCGCTAATCAGCGTATCATGAATATCCTTTGCAGACTGCACATGCACACGTACTGTATTCAAATAAGTGGGATAGGGAATTGGTCCAGCGGGATTATCCTGCATAAAGTTCTCCATGCGCATGGCGGTCACGGCACCAGGTAGATAATGTTGCGACGATGTCAACTGCTGCATGCACTGAATGGCAGTCTTCAGATGCAGCTCCATTTGATCGCAGCAAGCATAGAAATCTTCCAGATGTTTGTCAAATCGCGGCACATGGCCATGTCCACCCGTGTCCCGCTTGAGATTATCGGCCAGATTGTTCTGTTGCAGAGTAAAGGCACTGGAACGTATGGTCAGGAACATTGATTCACGCAAGGGACCCAGTAGACTCTTCACCCTCGATATGTTGTCCAGTTTCTccgcctgttgttgttgttgttgctgttgttgatgctgttgctgctgcattggcACGGGTCCCGGCACAGGACCGGTTGGCATCATGGGCTGCGGCGAGGATTGCATCATCGGCGACACTTGCATCATGGATGGCCCTGACATTTGCATCATATTCATGTTTGGATTCATTTCGTCTTCTGAACTTTAACTTTCCAACTTTTCACAACGAAAATTCTTCGACAGTGTGACCGCAAAAGTAAACAGCACAATGCATAAAAAGTGGTGCTTGTTTTTGGTCCAACAATTTGGTCACTCTAGCTTACAGCCTATCAGCTGTTTTGCTGTCGATAGCAAATCTATCGGTATCGATTGTAACGCGAAGATAATTTATCaagttaataacattttattctaatttttattacaaaaaataatatctatttaaaattaaggCGCAAAGCGCACTGTTAAAACGTTAAAAGTTTTcctaaacaaaaaacatgaCTAGGTAAGCGTAAGCGTGCATAAAGCTGACTAAAGAAAAAATAGCTTGTCCTAAGGGCGCCTAAAAACCCTAACCTAAAAAAATACATTGAGAATAATTAGAATCATCGTGTATgccaattgtttgtttgttgcagATCCAGTATCGAATTGGGCGATGTTACGCCACATAACATTAAGCAACTGAAGAAGCTCAACACCGTGGTCTTTCCAGTTTCCTACAATGACAAATTCTATGTGGACGTGCTCGATGCCGGTGAACTTGCGAAACTTGCCTATTACAATGATATTGTTGTGGGTGCCGTGTGCTGTCGCATTGACACAACGGACAATCAGCGACGCCTGTATATCATGACCTTGGGATGCTTATCGCCCTATCGACGCCTGGGCATCGGCACCGTTATGTTCGAGCACATACTCAACTATGCTGAGAAGGATGGCAACTTCGACAGTATCTTTCTGTGAGTGCTTCGAATTTTCTTAGTGATCATGatgaataacattttaattttgctaGGCATGTGCAAATTAACAACGATGGCGCTATCGAGTTTTACAAAAAGTTTGGCTTTGAGATCGTTGACACCAAAGAGCAATACTACAAACGCATCGAGCCAGCGGATGCCCATGTGCTCCAAAAGGCTTTAAGACGCAAGAAGTCCGATATACATAATAATCATGCCTTCAGCAATGGTTCCGTGAACGAGAAGAAGGATCGTCGAACTTGAGAACTAGGAGCTGCTTCATCACCATTATGAAACCGCAACATgaaccagcaacaacatatttagatatttaatttataaattttcacaTTGAACAAAATCAAACAGTTAGATGGATACAgtaaaacaacagcaaaacatcAATATaaccagaacaacaacatgcaCTAGGACTAAAAGTACGCCAATTATACATACACAACGTTTATAGCCGATTCCTGATAGTTTAGTTGGAAGAAGGACCATGTACCAAGCGAGTTGGCGCTAAATAAACCGAACTGTCAAAACTTGTCTTTGCCCTTCGATGTTATCTACATGTAATTAAGCCAACTAGTCATAAGTAACACTCACAATGCCGCAGTTGAAGCGATGCAGAGGAACGGAGCAGACGGCGCTGGATTTGTCTATTGCTACAATAGCCTGTACAGTCTCCTCTTTTACTGGGGCGTCATTACATTCAGGCTGCACAGTCAACGCAATGGTGGCCCCAAGACGACGCCCCTGCAATTTATCTACGCAATGGCAATGCGCTTGGCATTGATTCTTGGTTTTGTGGCCGGCATTTACGTTAAGCTAAACGATCCACAAATGTCGCAGGCCATGTTCAGTCATATGACGCCGCTGGTCAAGCTAATCTTTAGCTGGGAATCGCTCTCTTGCATTGTTAGCTATTTGCACTATTGCGTTACGCTCGACGGGCATCGCAGACGCCACATTAGACTGCTGGCAAGCATGCAGCTGCTGGATGCGAGAATCTCTGAAGGCTTCCCCCAAGTCCAATGGAGATACCAGCGCACACGTTCCAAGTATTGGTATGGCACTGTTGGCATCACCATCAGCTACTACTTGGTCACGCTGGCGCTCATGCTGGACACGACACGTTGCAGTTGTGGCTTGGCATCCACCTTACTGATTGCCTGCACCTATTCCTGGCTAACGGGTAGCTTGGGTGCCATGGGTTTTGTGCACATTGCTCTTATGGATTATCTTCGTCTGCGTTATCGCCTCATCATGAAGTTGCTGCAGCAATTCTATAAAGGCATCCACCGAGGCAAGTATGCGACGGTTCAAGAGCAGGAGCAGCTGCATCAACAGATTGGCAAACTCTTTGACTACTCCAAGTGCTGTTCCCAGTTGCTGACCGAGATGAATGGCGTGTGTGgcgctgtggctgccacaggCATATTCTACGACTTCACCCACATGACCTGCTTTGTCTATGTGCTCTGCCAGAAGCTGCTGCGCTTCGAGCGACTCGACACGCAATATGCGTTCCTTACTCTGCATCTGGTGGTGCACGTCTATAAGGTTATCATCACCTGCAGCTATGGATATTCGTTACAGCGCGAGGTGAGCTTAGGTGCAGAATCCTTGCATAGAATTGTTCCTAATGAAATTCCTTTGTAGAAACGAAATTGTTTGCGGCTGCTCAGTGAATATGCTGTGCACTTTAAGCATTCCAAGTCCATACAGTCTTTTATTGAATGCTTCCAGCACTGGCGGATGCATAACAATCATGTGGCAACCATTGGCAACAGTTTCGCCTGTAACGTATCCATGATTTATGTGGTAAAATAAGACTTCAGTTTTGTATCAGTCTTAAGATTTTAACTCATTAACCTTTTAGGTTTTTAATGGATTGATAAGCTACGTGATTGTCCTCGTGCAGCTGCTGTTTCAACTGCAGCAGAAGGATAAACAACAAGGACATCCTTTAGTAATTCCAAAGGATGTTGAGCTCATTAAGCCAATAGGACAAACTACTCATCAAGATTTTAGTCATtaactttgacaatttattcaaagacacaaataataaaatgtttgcaaaatgTTCACAacactatattaatttttaaaaataaaaaataaatttaagaattaaatcccaaatttttaataataataatttttttaaaccGTCGAAAATCCATCTTTTCTATAAATCTTTAAAGGAATCTGTATTCCGTTTCAACTATGTAGTATTTCTTGAATGTCtcacatttaaaattagaaatgtTTCTGATTAGCagatttttgaataaatttgtatgtagTGGGACCAAACAATTAGAGTCGgtattatgaaaaaaaaaatactgtaatTTGCAAGTGACCATTACACCAATTAATTATCTCAGCAGTCACTGTGAAGACAGATTTCAATTTgagttgaatttgaattgcaaaaatcttttaatattataagcAAACTTAAGCTATAAATATAGATCATCATGtctaagaaaaacaaatgtcaaTGATACAGTtggatttttaattttaagcaaattataGCATTGATCGTTTTTACTATTTCAAATACATAGAGTAAATCAACACAAAGAATCCACCAGacaagcaattaaataatttgaattcatgGATAAGAATGTAATTTTGCAATTCGAATCATATGCTTTAAATGAAGTGTTGTTGGCAACGACGATAGCTCAGCGTTGATTGATATGGATACGACTTGAGAGTGTTAAAGGCACTGCACAGTTCATTGGCGTAGTGAGATAACTCTCCCGAGTTGAAGTTGCTAAGGAGATTCATACCTGAGTCCCAAACATAGGACAGATGTCTCTCTATAAAAGCATCGCACAAATCCGACAGCAACTGTTAAGAGAAGATTAGcaataattttaagtaaatCACAGATAGATTATTAGGCTTAACTTACTGAAAGAAAAGCCTGAGTGACTGACATGTTTTGCACAGTCTTGTGACCCAATCGCCTGGCCATCCAAATGGCAACGGTGACCATGTGATAGCATCGTAGTTTCTGCAAACCCCTCGAG of Drosophila nasuta strain 15112-1781.00 chromosome 3, ASM2355853v1, whole genome shotgun sequence contains these proteins:
- the LOC132788586 gene encoding probable N-acetyltransferase san is translated as MTRSSIELGDVTPHNIKQLKKLNTVVFPVSYNDKFYVDVLDAGELAKLAYYNDIVVGAVCCRIDTTDNQRRLYIMTLGCLSPYRRLGIGTVMFEHILNYAEKDGNFDSIFLHVQINNDGAIEFYKKFGFEIVDTKEQYYKRIEPADAHVLQKALRRKKSDIHNNHAFSNGSVNEKKDRRT
- the LOC132788583 gene encoding putative gustatory receptor 47b, producing MQRNGADGAGFVYCYNSLYSLLFYWGVITFRLHSQRNGGPKTTPLQFIYAMAMRLALILGFVAGIYVKLNDPQMSQAMFSHMTPLVKLIFSWESLSCIVSYLHYCVTLDGHRRRHIRLLASMQLLDARISEGFPQVQWRYQRTRSKYWYGTVGITISYYLVTLALMLDTTRCSCGLASTLLIACTYSWLTGSLGAMGFVHIALMDYLRLRYRLIMKLLQQFYKGIHRGKYATVQEQEQLHQQIGKLFDYSKCCSQLLTEMNGVCGAVAATGIFYDFTHMTCFVYVLCQKLLRFERLDTQYAFLTLHLVVHVYKVIITCSYGYSLQREKRNCLRLLSEYAVHFKHSKSIQSFIECFQHWRMHNNHVATIGNSFACNVSMIYVVFNGLISYVIVLVQLLFQLQQKDKQQGHPLVIPKDVELIKPIGQTTHQDFSH
- the LOC132788585 gene encoding mediator of RNA polymerase II transcription subunit 29 — translated: MNPNMNMMQMSGPSMMQVSPMMQSSPQPMMPTGPVPGPVPMQQQQHQQQQQQQQQAEKLDNISRVKSLLGPLRESMFLTIRSSAFTLQQNNLADNLKRDTGGHGHVPRFDKHLEDFYACCDQMELHLKTAIQCMQQLTSSQHYLPGAVTAMRMENFMQDNPAGPIPYPTYLNTVRVHVQSAKDIHDTLISAAQNISQAD